CAAAAATTTGAATGTACAGTGCGTTCAAATGATAATGTGGCTACTTTTATTAAAGAGCTGGTTCTGGAACTTCCTTCAGGACAGAATTTGGATTTTGAGGCTGGTGGATATATTCAGATTTACATACCACCTTATAATCTTACTTTCAAAGATTTTGATATTCAGGATGAATATAAACCCGATTGGGATAAATTTGATTTATGGCCAACAAAAGGAAGCAACGATGAAGAAATCTTCCGCGCATATTCCATGGCCAACCATCCTGCAGAAGGAAATATTGTAATGCTTAATGTACGTATTGCAACAGCTCCTCCGGGAACTGATTTTCCTCCGGGAATTTCCTCGTCTTATATTTTTAATTTAAAACCGGGTGATAAGGTGACCGTAAGTGGGCCTTATGGAGAATTCTTTATAAAAGAAACAGAACGCGAAATGGTTTATATCGGCGGTGGTGCAGGTATGGCACCAATGCGCAGCCATTTGTTCCACTTGTTTCATACATTAAAAACTGGCCGAAAAGTATCATTCTTTTATGGTGCCCGTTCATTACGTGAAATGTTTTACCATGATCAGTTTTTGGCAATTGCCGAGAAATTTCCAAATTTCAATTATAATGTGGCTCTTTCCGATCCTATGCCGGAAGATAACTGGACCGGGTTAACGGGCTTTATACATCAGGCTGCTTATGAGTCGTATCTAAGTAAGCATGAGGCACCCGAGGATTTGGAATACTATATGTGTGGCCCACCCATGATGATCAGCGCTGTTGAGAATATGCTCTACAACTTGGGTGTTGAAAAAGAAATGATTGCATTTGATGAGTTCTAAAGAATTAGTTCATATTTTTATGTAGAAAAAAAAGCGGGTTTTTAACCCGCTTTTTTTTTGAGAAGTGCGCACGTTTATCATCCTGGATTCTTCACTTCGTTCAGAATGACAAATGATTGTCATCCTGAGTAAAACGAAGGATCTCACTCCATGGGCTTAGATTCTTCACTGCGTTCAGAATTACAAAGTTTTTGTCATCATGGGATTCTTCACTTTGTTCAGAATGACAAATGATTGTTATCCTGAGTAAAACGAAGGATCTCAGTGTTTAGCCGTAGATTCTTCACTACGTTCAGAATGACAAGGTTTTTGCCATCATGGGATTCTTCACTTTGTTCAGAATGACAGATGGTTTTTGTCATCATGGGATTCTTCACTTTGTTCAGAATGACAGATGGTTGTCATCCTGAGTGAAACGAAGGATCTATTTTTTTTTATTTTGGATCGATTTCTTTCCAATCAGTGTTAACTGATTCAATCAAATCTATTTTCTTAAATCTCTTCCATCCTTTAATCTGTTTCTCTCTTCTGATTGCGTATTCTATGCTTGTAAAATGCTCAAAATAAATAAGTTTACTCACGTTGTACTTTGAAGTGAACCCTTTTATAATCTTATTCTTGTGCTCAAAAACTCGTTTAACCAAGTCATTTGTGACACCTGTGTATAAAACGTTGTTAGTTTTGTTTGTTAAAATATACACGTAATAATTATGGTTCATATGATTGAGATGTTGGTTTCTATTGTTTACTGTGGGATTCTTCACTACGTTCAGAATGACAAATGATTGTCATCCTGAGTAAAACGAAGGATCTCATTCCTCGGGATAGATTCTTCACTGCGTTCAGAATGACAAAGTTTTTGTTATCATGGGATTCTTCACCTGTGTTCAGAATGACAGATGATTGTCATCCTGAGTAAAACGAAGGATCTCATTCCAGATTCTTCACTACGTTCAGAATGACAAGGTTTTTGTTATCATGGATTCTCCACTTTGTTCAGAATGACAAATGATTGTCATCCTGAGTAAAACGAAGGATCTCATTCCTCGGGATAGATTCTTCACTGCGTTCAGAATGACAAAGTTTTGTAATCATTGGATTCTTCACTACGTTCAGAATGACAAGTGAAACCCAGAGTGACAAGTATTTAAAACAATTCTTTTTGATCCCCAGAATTGGACGATGAGGATTTTTCTGCTTGTTTAAAAGTTATTGAAGCGGGGGGCATTTGGATTTCTGCACCGCCTAATAATTGTTCAATAGTTAAAATTTGTAGTTTGGGATATTTTTTATCCCAACCGGGGGAATGATAAAAACCTGCAGTAACTGCCTCGGTCTGCATATCTTTGGTTGGATTTTCCAAACTAATAAAAACAGCAATCGCGGCATTTTCTCTTTCCATAGCCCCTCTTAAATCCCTGATTAAAGCCGAACCCACTTTGCCGCTTTTTACCTGAATTAAAACCGGTTTGGCCTTTCCGCCTTTTTCATCGATAAAATAGATAATACCGTCAATTCCCTTATCGGCACCTTTTTTGCCGGTTTTGCCGCTGCCACCAACAGGCCGTGCTTTTACAAGCGACAAGGCCCACCACTGAAACTGGTAACGGTCGTCTTTAGCAAGTTGCCTGGCCGCCGAAACGACTTGTGGCTCTCCCAACACCTGATAGTCTTTTGCGGCTTTAAGACCAAACATGTCTTTTAGGCGATACTTTTGCAGGGCGATGGAAAGATGGGTGATATCGATACCAAGCCATTTACGGTTTAGTTTTTGAGCCGCCGCTATTGTTGTGCCGCAACCACAAAAGGGATCGAGAACCACATCGCCTTCGTTGCTGCTGGCTTTTAAAATGCGCTCTAAAAGGGAAAGGGGTTTTTGGGTTGGGTAACCCAATAATTCACCAGACTGAGATTGAACTGGGAGAATATCAATCCATGTATCATCGACTGGAGTTCCTTCTTGTTCATCAAGATACCTTTTAAATGCAGGGACGGAGCCAGGTTTTGTTTGGATTACCAATCCATCATCATAAGCTTTTTGCATTCTTTTTTTTGTCCACCGCCAAACTCTTGTAACACCAAGGAACTCATATGTTAAGTTTGGTCGGTTTTTGTTAGGATTAGCTAAATTGTCTAATCGATATCTTCTTCCTGACTCGCTATCAATATATCGATAAAATTTTTTGATATAGTTTTCGTCGTGTGGTTTGTGTTGTTGATTCCATATAAACTCATCATTTTTTGAATAATAAAAAATGATATCATGATTATTTGCAAATCTTGTGAATGCGAGACCTTTTGCGCTTGTCCGTTTCCAAATTATTTCATTTCTAAAATTCTTTACTCCAAAAATCGTATCCATAATTATTTTTAAATAATGGCTGGCTGTGGGATCGCAGTGCAGGTATAAACTGCCGGTTGGTTTTAACACGCGGTGCAGCTCCACCAGCCGTGCAGCCATCATCACCAGGTAGGCCATCATCTGGTTTGTGCCCACGGCAAAACGCAGGGCGCTTAGCATTCCTGCCACAGATGTACCGCCTGTTACAAGCTGTTCATAAGTTTCTTCGGTGTGTTGGTTCCAATGCCAGGTATCTTCAAAAGCTGTTATCTGTGCTTCAGCATCATTACCTGTTTCGTCTTTAAACAGCACATTATAACTGCGGTTGCTGTTAAAGGGTGGATCGAGATAAATTAAATCGACACTTTCATCGGCAATATGCTCCTGCAAAATATGCAGG
The genomic region above belongs to Calditrichota bacterium and contains:
- a CDS encoding NADH:ubiquinone reductase (Na(+)-transporting) subunit F, whose protein sequence is MEVLGISAVVFTGVIIILVGILTFAESKLVQKGDVKLLINGDEEKSPTVQAGTNLLSTLSNNGIFLPSACGGQGTCAMCTCQILEGGGDVLPTEESQLSRGDIKNHVRLACQVKVKNDLKLHIDEEIFNIQKFECTVRSNDNVATFIKELVLELPSGQNLDFEAGGYIQIYIPPYNLTFKDFDIQDEYKPDWDKFDLWPTKGSNDEEIFRAYSMANHPAEGNIVMLNVRIATAPPGTDFPPGISSSYIFNLKPGDKVTVSGPYGEFFIKETEREMVYIGGGAGMAPMRSHLFHLFHTLKTGRKVSFFYGARSLREMFYHDQFLAIAEKFPNFNYNVALSDPMPEDNWTGLTGFIHQAAYESYLSKHEAPEDLEYYMCGPPMMISAVENMLYNLGVEKEMIAFDEF
- a CDS encoding GIY-YIG nuclease family protein — its product is MNHNYYVYILTNKTNNVLYTGVTNDLVKRVFEHKNKIIKGFTSKYNVSKLIYFEHFTSIEYAIRREKQIKGWKRFKKIDLIESVNTDWKEIDPK
- a CDS encoding site-specific DNA-methyltransferase is translated as MNKLYYGDNLHILQEHIADESVDLIYLDPPFNSNRSYNVLFKDETGNDAEAQITAFEDTWHWNQHTEETYEQLVTGGTSVAGMLSALRFAVGTNQMMAYLVMMAARLVELHRVLKPTGSLYLHCDPTASHYLKIIMDTIFGVKNFRNEIIWKRTSAKGLAFTRFANNHDIIFYYSKNDEFIWNQQHKPHDENYIKKFYRYIDSESGRRYRLDNLANPNKNRPNLTYEFLGVTRVWRWTKKRMQKAYDDGLVIQTKPGSVPAFKRYLDEQEGTPVDDTWIDILPVQSQSGELLGYPTQKPLSLLERILKASSNEGDVVLDPFCGCGTTIAAAQKLNRKWLGIDITHLSIALQKYRLKDMFGLKAAKDYQVLGEPQVVSAARQLAKDDRYQFQWWALSLVKARPVGGSGKTGKKGADKGIDGIIYFIDEKGGKAKPVLIQVKSGKVGSALIRDLRGAMERENAAIAVFISLENPTKDMQTEAVTAGFYHSPGWDKKYPKLQILTIEQLLGGAEIQMPPASITFKQAEKSSSSNSGDQKELF